Proteins co-encoded in one Desulfitobacterium hafniense DCB-2 genomic window:
- a CDS encoding DEAD/DEAH box helicase, whose protein sequence is MNAQDETYFVALSKYRAKGADLLEQPYMSGVKTSVVEKYSDQAHFIYELLQNADDAGATSARFKLCDNELIFAHNGTRRFSISNPETEGPDTCNGKLGDINAITSIANSNKTAASIGKFGVGFKAVFQYTQTPSIYDPEFRFKIERFIVPVKIYNDFTGRRPEETLFVFPFDHADRRHEEAYENISDKLRSLVYPVLFLTNLREISFECSKKFGLYTKSVDEEIAFDNTVARLITLTQNDGDENNPIENKLWLFTRMDEHDFTYSVGFLLNNEGKLRGSNYSAFCFFPTKEETGLNFIVHAPFLLTDSREGIKAGEEHNKDMINLLAALAADSIVGLKEIGRRNGIILIDDEIFDIVPYDESKFNDIKDKNKISFKPIYSAIKEKLSKEELLPSWDGFASAPNAYWASVPQIAELFSNDQLALLTGNKLAKWVFTSLGRQETVRSNKKLAEYMDSITEIWYEHEDIIRLITASFIEAQPIEWLHSFYQYITSGRIKLIKSKPIFLNQNNKAVAAFDSNGQAVLFLPSDEIEGYDTVNSALLENDATLEFIEQLGIKEPSLRDEIYNVILPLYQDRAAIDTSPHFHKFFKYYMECPQAEVDEYMKLIKDCEFIRYRSANDAKIYRGKANDLYLPEESLMKYFAAKPNTRFVELDKYKTLVGTSNEGHLESFLKKLGVETVPRVLRRELDPIEARQMPYNWHRSTGNEQWEEHYIDGCNEIIQEISDTNDADLSLLLWSQLLGIIKSECSSWRGFGDVINGIHYYFFRSFQKESFQSSDSFSLRTKPWLLNNAGGFVSAKELTLKALSAKYSLTNDEARKLLLFLNIEEKEEGNDGLTDEQRAKIELADALSDIPPEDLKRLAEQYRAQHQASSYHSEAAAGEEDEQGKNAVHPISTVSRVAKEITDRAVSAPKTRESTNTDDSERTSTFDEDDYTKPSVDFSKKIEQAKQRSVDEINSIARLEELTQRALVSEKYSFGWFKAILELESLNSGENSANSREISIAFSRVEREPGTERTLILRHPSRYIPQSMEDLADIPLELHFANLHMIKVAVEVVNVKSYTLRAKLKTKAQIDGVDLSLVTEAKIVAKNPVFLWEELRKQFNRLDFDEDFNMQTNLCENIEFVFGPPGTGKTTYLAREIILPIMQKANALKVLVLTPTNKSADVLVRRLMEVMGVDHSYNDWLVRFGATNDTIIEQSGIFRDKTFDIRTFSRNVTVTTIARFPYDYFLPDENTRLHLNALKWDYIIIDEASMIPLVNIIYPLYKKTPEKFIIAGDPFQIEPITTVDIWKNENIYTMVQLNSFTKPSTVPHQYLVKLLTTQFRSIPEIGEVFSHFAYGGVLQHNRASGSERVLLADDILDIKPLNIIKFPVSKYESIYRPKRLQGRSNYQVYSALFAFEFIKYLSSLGALASGDELCRIGLIAPYRAQSDLVDKLMASVTLPKNIDVQVGTIHGFQGDECDVIIALFNPPPSILASREMFLNKLNIINVSISRARDYLFIIMPDDDTENVRDLTLIKRIEALCKEQLGWTEQHAHSIEESILGSESYLEDNSFSTSHQLVNVYRRPEKRYEVRSEDNAVDVQIHE, encoded by the coding sequence ATGAACGCACAGGATGAAACATACTTTGTCGCACTGTCAAAATATAGAGCTAAAGGCGCGGATTTACTTGAACAACCCTATATGAGCGGCGTAAAAACCAGTGTTGTGGAAAAATACTCCGACCAAGCGCACTTCATTTATGAATTGCTTCAAAATGCGGATGATGCAGGTGCAACCTCTGCACGGTTTAAATTATGCGATAACGAGCTTATTTTTGCTCACAACGGGACAAGGAGATTTTCTATTTCCAATCCGGAGACTGAAGGTCCCGATACTTGTAACGGTAAGTTAGGAGATATTAATGCTATTACTTCAATCGCTAATTCAAACAAAACAGCAGCGTCAATTGGAAAGTTCGGAGTAGGATTCAAAGCGGTTTTTCAGTACACCCAAACACCCAGCATATATGATCCTGAGTTTCGATTTAAAATTGAACGATTTATTGTTCCAGTAAAAATTTACAATGATTTTACCGGCAGGAGACCAGAGGAAACATTGTTTGTGTTTCCCTTTGACCATGCCGATAGGAGACATGAGGAGGCCTATGAGAACATTTCAGACAAATTACGGTCATTGGTTTACCCGGTTCTCTTTTTGACTAATCTAAGGGAGATCTCGTTTGAATGCTCAAAGAAATTCGGATTGTATACGAAGTCGGTTGATGAAGAAATAGCATTTGACAATACAGTTGCGCGTCTTATCACATTGACGCAAAATGACGGCGATGAAAATAATCCCATAGAGAATAAGTTATGGCTATTTACCCGAATGGATGAACACGATTTTACATATTCAGTGGGTTTTTTATTGAATAATGAAGGCAAGCTTCGAGGTTCGAATTATTCGGCATTTTGCTTTTTCCCCACCAAAGAAGAGACCGGACTGAACTTTATAGTACACGCTCCATTCCTCCTGACGGATAGCCGCGAGGGTATCAAAGCCGGTGAAGAGCATAACAAGGATATGATTAATCTGCTTGCGGCACTGGCGGCTGACAGTATTGTCGGACTGAAGGAAATTGGGCGAAGGAATGGCATAATTCTTATTGATGACGAAATTTTCGATATTGTTCCCTATGATGAGAGTAAGTTCAATGATATTAAGGACAAAAACAAAATTTCATTTAAACCAATTTACTCTGCTATAAAAGAAAAACTTAGCAAAGAAGAACTGCTGCCAAGTTGGGATGGATTTGCCTCAGCCCCAAATGCGTATTGGGCTTCTGTTCCACAAATCGCCGAGTTATTTTCCAACGATCAGTTAGCATTATTGACTGGCAATAAGCTTGCCAAATGGGTCTTCACCTCTTTGGGCAGACAAGAAACAGTGCGTTCCAATAAAAAGCTTGCAGAATATATGGACTCTATAACTGAAATTTGGTATGAACATGAAGACATTATTCGCCTCATTACAGCCAGCTTTATCGAAGCACAGCCTATAGAGTGGTTACATTCGTTTTATCAATATATAACAAGCGGACGAATAAAATTGATTAAATCAAAGCCGATTTTTCTTAATCAAAACAATAAAGCAGTGGCCGCCTTTGATTCAAACGGCCAAGCCGTACTGTTTCTGCCATCAGATGAGATTGAAGGGTATGATACTGTTAATTCCGCGTTATTAGAAAATGATGCTACGCTGGAATTTATCGAACAGCTTGGTATTAAAGAACCATCGCTGAGGGACGAGATTTATAATGTCATATTGCCGCTATACCAAGACAGAGCAGCTATCGATACCAGTCCGCATTTTCACAAATTCTTTAAATATTATATGGAGTGCCCGCAAGCAGAAGTAGATGAATATATGAAGTTAATTAAGGATTGCGAGTTTATCCGGTATCGCTCTGCTAACGATGCAAAGATTTATCGCGGCAAGGCAAATGACCTTTACCTACCGGAAGAGAGTCTTATGAAATATTTCGCGGCAAAGCCGAATACCCGGTTTGTAGAGTTAGACAAGTATAAGACACTTGTCGGCACAAGCAACGAAGGGCATCTGGAGTCCTTTTTAAAAAAGCTTGGAGTAGAAACAGTGCCCAGAGTACTAAGACGTGAACTTGACCCTATTGAAGCGCGTCAAATGCCTTATAATTGGCATCGCTCAACGGGTAATGAACAGTGGGAGGAACATTACATTGATGGTTGCAATGAGATAATACAGGAGATTTCTGACACAAATGATGCAGATTTATCACTTTTATTATGGTCACAATTGCTTGGCATCATTAAGTCAGAGTGTTCGTCATGGCGAGGCTTCGGCGATGTCATTAATGGAATTCATTACTATTTCTTTCGTTCTTTTCAGAAAGAGTCCTTTCAGTCCAGTGACTCTTTTAGCCTGCGTACGAAACCATGGCTGCTTAACAACGCAGGTGGATTTGTCTCTGCTAAAGAGTTGACTTTAAAAGCATTATCAGCAAAGTACTCTCTCACAAATGACGAAGCCAGGAAACTTCTTCTTTTTCTTAATATTGAAGAAAAAGAAGAAGGTAATGATGGCTTAACTGATGAGCAGCGAGCTAAAATCGAGCTTGCCGATGCCTTATCTGACATTCCGCCCGAAGACCTAAAGCGGCTTGCAGAGCAATATCGTGCACAGCATCAAGCCTCCTCTTATCATTCCGAAGCAGCAGCCGGCGAGGAAGACGAACAGGGAAAGAATGCAGTGCACCCAATATCAACCGTTTCCCGAGTTGCAAAAGAAATCACTGATCGGGCCGTTTCTGCCCCCAAAACGAGAGAATCTACCAATACTGACGATAGCGAAAGAACATCAACCTTTGATGAAGATGATTATACAAAGCCGTCGGTCGACTTTAGCAAAAAGATTGAGCAAGCTAAACAACGAAGTGTTGATGAGATCAATAGCATTGCGCGCTTAGAGGAGTTGACCCAACGAGCACTCGTTTCTGAAAAATATTCTTTCGGATGGTTCAAGGCCATACTTGAATTAGAATCTTTGAACAGTGGAGAGAATAGCGCTAATAGCAGAGAAATTTCAATAGCATTTTCCAGAGTGGAACGCGAGCCAGGGACAGAGAGGACTCTGATCCTGAGGCATCCCAGCCGTTACATCCCGCAATCTATGGAAGACCTGGCAGATATACCGCTTGAATTGCATTTTGCCAATCTGCACATGATAAAAGTCGCGGTCGAAGTCGTAAACGTCAAATCATACACCCTGCGGGCAAAACTCAAAACAAAAGCCCAAATTGACGGAGTGGATTTATCGTTGGTCACGGAAGCAAAAATCGTGGCTAAAAATCCTGTTTTTCTCTGGGAAGAACTTCGGAAACAGTTTAATCGCCTTGATTTTGATGAAGACTTCAATATGCAAACAAATCTTTGTGAGAATATTGAGTTCGTTTTTGGTCCTCCAGGAACCGGTAAAACAACGTACCTAGCGAGAGAAATCATACTTCCTATAATGCAGAAAGCTAACGCTTTAAAAGTTCTCGTTCTGACGCCCACAAATAAGTCGGCGGATGTACTTGTACGCCGCCTAATGGAAGTTATGGGAGTGGACCACAGTTACAATGATTGGCTTGTCCGTTTTGGTGCAACTAACGACACCATTATTGAGCAAAGCGGCATTTTTCGCGATAAGACTTTTGATATACGTACGTTCTCAAGGAATGTTACGGTTACGACTATTGCACGTTTTCCATATGATTACTTCCTGCCTGATGAGAATACGCGGCTTCATTTGAACGCGCTCAAATGGGATTATATCATCATTGACGAAGCATCTATGATTCCGTTGGTCAACATTATTTATCCCCTTTACAAGAAGACCCCGGAAAAGTTCATCATTGCCGGCGACCCATTCCAGATAGAGCCGATTACTACCGTGGATATCTGGAAGAATGAAAATATCTACACTATGGTACAACTCAATTCATTTACTAAACCATCCACGGTTCCTCATCAATACCTTGTCAAACTCTTGACAACTCAATTCAGAAGCATTCCTGAAATTGGCGAAGTGTTCAGCCATTTTGCTTATGGGGGCGTATTACAGCACAACCGTGCATCGGGAAGCGAACGCGTGTTACTTGCTGACGACATACTTGATATAAAACCATTGAATATCATCAAGTTTCCTGTCAGCAAGTATGAGAGTATCTACCGACCGAAGCGCTTGCAAGGTAGAAGTAACTATCAGGTTTATTCGGCATTATTTGCTTTTGAATTTATAAAATACTTATCATCTCTTGGCGCATTGGCAAGCGGGGATGAATTATGCCGTATAGGACTAATTGCACCTTATAGAGCACAGTCTGATTTGGTTGATAAGTTGATGGCTTCTGTTACATTGCCGAAGAATATTGATGTCCAAGTAGGGACTATTCACGGATTCCAAGGTGATGAATGCGACGTCATTATTGCTCTGTTCAACCCGCCGCCGTCCATCTTAGCTTCAAGGGAAATGTTTCTTAACAAACTTAATATTATAAATGTTTCTATTAGCCGCGCACGGGATTATTTGTTTATAATTATGCCCGATGACGATACCGAAAATGTGAGAGATCTCACCTTAATTAAGAGAATTGAAGCCCTATGCAAGGAACAGCTCGGTTGGACTGAGCAGCATGCTCATTCAATAGAAGAATCAATTCTTGGCAGTGAAAGTTATCTTGAAGATAATTCTTTTTCAACAAGTCATCAGTTGGTTAATGTCTATAGAAGACCAGAAAAACGTTATGAAGTTAGAAGCGAAGATAACGCCGTCGATGTGCAAATTCACGAATAG
- a CDS encoding EcsC family protein, whose protein sequence is MADLENNQYQDDKPTLLKAIEIILAKPEDIVKEVRVMEDKYYGKYEGKKTKGEIQKIIADHIISNYSYFTAFAGGATALTGVIPGLGTVIATLGGASADVALTMKWQIEMTMAIAVVYGHDITIEEEKRLCFIIAGMGVINEAAKEGGKAIGSKAFIKMTQEYLKGATLQAVKEIFKKVGITFTRKAAEKAIPFGVGVIIGFSANKGLTCYVGSKALDFFKEYEVA, encoded by the coding sequence GTGGCGGATTTGGAAAATAATCAATATCAAGATGATAAACCTACATTACTCAAGGCTATCGAAATAATTCTGGCGAAGCCAGAGGATATTGTAAAAGAAGTAAGGGTAATGGAAGATAAGTATTATGGTAAATACGAAGGTAAAAAAACAAAAGGTGAAATCCAAAAAATTATTGCTGATCATATAATTTCAAATTACTCTTATTTCACCGCCTTTGCTGGTGGAGCCACTGCATTAACAGGAGTAATTCCGGGGCTCGGTACAGTTATTGCGACATTAGGTGGCGCTTCTGCTGACGTTGCTTTAACCATGAAATGGCAAATAGAAATGACAATGGCGATAGCTGTAGTATATGGACATGACATAACAATCGAGGAGGAAAAACGTCTTTGCTTTATCATAGCAGGAATGGGAGTGATAAATGAGGCGGCTAAAGAGGGTGGTAAGGCTATCGGTTCAAAAGCTTTTATAAAAATGACTCAAGAATATTTGAAAGGTGCTACTCTTCAGGCTGTAAAAGAAATATTTAAAAAGGTTGGGATAACTTTTACACGAAAAGCAGCTGAAAAAGCTATCCCGTTCGGGGTGGGTGTGATAATTGGCTTTTCAGCAAATAAAGGTTTAACCTGTTATGTTGGCTCAAAAGCTTTAGATTTTTTTAAGGAATATGAAGTGGCTTAG
- a CDS encoding helix-turn-helix domain-containing protein, whose amino-acid sequence MAISYNKLWKLLIDKGMNKQELKQLSGISTTSIAKLGKGENITTDVLLKICKALNCDIADIMEVVPDPLAGKVSE is encoded by the coding sequence ATGGCTATCAGCTATAACAAGCTATGGAAACTATTAATCGATAAGGGTATGAACAAGCAAGAATTGAAACAGTTATCGGGCATCAGCACGACATCTATCGCGAAATTAGGTAAAGGCGAAAATATCACAACCGATGTATTACTGAAAATATGTAAAGCCCTTAACTGCGATATCGCTGATATTATGGAAGTTGTGCCGGATCCGTTGGCCGGAAAAGTTTCTGAGTAA